One region of bacterium genomic DNA includes:
- a CDS encoding endonuclease III domain-containing protein: MEKRRRLLHELYDVLERAIGPTHWWPAETPFEVCIGAILTQNAPWTGVVRAIEALKNRGVFDAVSIAEADERVIAEAVRPTIYYNQKARRLKVFCRFLLDNFHGGVENMAGLDCADARKKLLALPGIGYETADSMLLYALGKPIFVVDAYTKRIFTRHGLAEPSWDYEELRSYFEDALDPDPVFYGEFHGLICLLGAEVCRRKPLCDECPLYGLLGKPVV; this comes from the coding sequence TTGGAAAAACGCCGCCGTCTGCTCCATGAACTGTACGACGTTCTCGAACGGGCAATCGGCCCGACGCACTGGTGGCCTGCCGAAACGCCTTTTGAGGTGTGCATCGGCGCCATATTGACACAGAACGCCCCGTGGACGGGGGTTGTACGGGCGATTGAGGCTCTGAAAAACAGGGGCGTGTTCGATGCCGTATCGATCGCTGAGGCGGATGAGCGTGTGATCGCCGAAGCGGTCAGGCCGACGATTTACTACAATCAGAAAGCGCGGCGTCTCAAGGTATTCTGCAGGTTTCTTCTGGATAATTTCCACGGCGGTGTGGAGAACATGGCCGGTCTCGATTGTGCCGATGCGCGGAAGAAACTGCTCGCTCTGCCCGGCATCGGGTATGAAACCGCCGATTCGATGCTGCTCTACGCCCTCGGAAAGCCGATTTTTGTAGTCGATGCGTACACAAAGAGGATTTTTACACGGCATGGTCTTGCGGAGCCATCATGGGATTACGAAGAACTCCGCAGTTATTTTGAGGATGCGCTCGATCCCGATCCGGTTTTTTACGGCGAATTTCACGGGCTTATCTGCCTTTTGGGCGCTGAAGTGTGCAGACGTAAACCGCTTTGTGACGAGTGCCCTTTGTACGGTCTTTTAGGAAAACCTGTCGTATGA